In Zerene cesonia ecotype Mississippi chromosome 20, Zerene_cesonia_1.1, whole genome shotgun sequence, the genomic stretch TTCACTGCTTATTTTAAACAGACATTaatcataacataaaataaaaatatttatccatGTATACATGACAAATGAACTCTTTAAACTTCTTTGtataaaacgtaaataacTAACAATAATCTACGTTGCTGACTGTACTATCACGGCAGATGGTACTATAATACTAGGCGCTACCTATAATTACGACGATGTGACTCAGCGGCGTGCTAACCGCTCGTAAATTTGTACCGTAAAAACTTTGCTCCTCAAATAAACAGggcttaaattaaaacagcCGTCCATCATGACACTTTGTTTGTGGAAATCATATTAACATCCGGTAAAgagtgtaatttaattaaaaactatgaaaaatacatgtgATTTTGCTGGATATGAACGCAATTTCTCTTAATTAACAcgagaataatataaagagaagttcttataattatcttttataatagaaacttCCCTATACGTATGTGTAAGAGTAATATAGTGTACGTAATCTGTTTCTGCataaaagattaacaaacattcagATAAATCAAAAGTTGTGGCAGTTAAAATAGAATCGTTATGAGCTTTtatcgtttgtttgtttgtatctcCAAACTTCCAAGGCGattctaaaaatattctaactaatataataagcaatgaaagaataattttttcaatttgcaagaAATAGTGCCAAACGAGTTTTTTTAGGCTCTTTCTTAATTTACTCCGGCTTCAAAGGATGTCCACATTATTCCACCATACAACCAGATTCTATGGAGCCTGCAGTAACTTCCATTTGAATTGGTTTCTAAGATCATAGTGGTATaatagcgggtaactgagcttcagcagtggtggctcagtggtaagaacctcggacttcaaaattgataagtcggggttcgagactgggcgagcatgcaggaaataaattgatttttcaatttatctgcacatgtggataacatcaccactgcttaaaacggtgaaggaaaacatcgtgaggaaaccggcatgtccaagattcaaaaagttcgacgacatgtgacatctggcaacccgcacttggccagcgtggtggattatggcctgaaccctcataggaggcctgtgtcctagtagtgggaacgtgtatgggctaATGATGAACTGAGCTTACGTACTCTTGATCGTAAGATATCAttaccgcccataaacatacAACAATACGCTGCCCGTTTTAAGatgtaaaggataaggaaaatattgaaaaaagaacAAGGAAGGTTGAGATATGAGGATTCGGTATTTCATTAATCCACATTACGGGATTACAATATTATGGAGAAACACAGAATTTAAAAACGTCTGATTGTGTTATGGTAAAACCATACGGTTTATCTAAttgattgataaattatatataagaaaccTTTACCATCCAATGCATGTAATTGTCCAAATGATGGATAgccacatttattattaaccccCGTATCGTTTTTACTTCCTGAAAGGTCGTTAATGGTAAATCGATGACCTGATTTCAGTGTGTTtgcatacaataaattaaatatgtaatatgaaatatgttttcaatatatttagaaaaataattcgtGATTGTATCAGAggtcatatttattaaatgtgtggtttgtaaataacaaaactagCCTTAAATAGCCATATTATTTGATGagaagtatttttatagtgCTGCAAGTGTGCTGGTATGTCAGTtggaaacatttaatttttaacatttaatttaagctTTTTCATTATCTTCTTTTTCTAGCTGAAGATTTGCTACGCATTCTATGAACTATGAACTTTGTaggtatctatttaaatacccACTTGGCATGGCTTTTCAAGTAGTTTCGTCCATACCCTAATTTGATTTAACGTCAGTACTGACATCTATCACATCTCCAAAAATATTGTACCTACTagaagcaaataaattatatttaataaatacctttCGAATTCGTTGCATAGGCAAATTTTCGATTATTAGTGATTTATCGTTCTGGTGTTCATTGTTCGAATTTTCAATTCGTTACAATTATTgttcacataaaaaacacaacGCAAATACGCTAAATTGCCTTTTAACGAATGACGATTAAAAGGAactgtaaaaattatacttgGGTATGTAGACTCAAAGTCGTTAAGTTTAATATGTTCTGCTAATTCATATGGCCATTGTAAAAGAGTATTAGAGACAATTGGTTAACGTTTGCAGTCTGATGTCATTCATCCCCACAATGCTATAAATTGTGACAATTAACCAATTTACGTGGTCGCTTTTTAAATAGTGATTTATAAGTGGCCAGACCTTCTTGGTTAATAGAGTTTTAGTCTTCTTTaagtgatattaaaaaagatcACTGACAGCAACAAGCTGCTATTCTTTCTCGATTCAAACGAAATTGTTGATTTGATAGAGATTAGTTTAACATTTGAGTTAAACGTATTTACACTCTCGGCGATACAATTGCTTTGGTGTTTAAATCATGATTAAGCGAAAATAAATACTCAATTTCTCTTAAGTATAATCAGGCTTTCTTTAAACGCAAAATCACTTGTATTAGTTGGTAATCTCAAAGTTTATAAAAGTGTCGTCGCATTGTTTAATTTCTCAGACgaatcttaattaatttgtcCTCTCTTGACTGacttaatcattaattaatctaGAGTCCCCGTGTGCAGCCGGGGCGAGCAACtaccatttttataaataacattgaagTGCACTTGACATAAAATTACAccagtttcaataaaaaaccaTTACACAGGAAGTACGGTGCACAGCTGCATGTAACGATAGCatcaaatcatcaaaatcaaggACGTGGTGATCTAAACACTAGGTTGGAACAAGATTACAATCATTGCGCAGCACTTAAAGTTCATTCATGTCATCTTCAAATGATAGTTGTTAGATCATGTGTATCTGCTTGATGTCAAATTATGAAgactaaaaagaaaattcgGCTCTCACTAAAATCAATTAGAGTGCGCTTTTGAGtggtttcaataattttgtcCTAAATCATCAGAGCTGTCAAATTCTGAGAGCAGTATTTGTCATACGACAAATATCTTCATACATATTGTAAGAAATCAAAAGAGGGTTTTgttgaatatttgtttaataagaaTGCACAATCCTTACGAATGTGCCCCGTttcaaagcaaataaatatcaaaccaGAAGTTTCTTCtaacaacattataattatttaataagttatcCATCGATTCAATGcagcgtattttattttataagaattatagAGATTGAATGCGTAAAAATAGATATGTAAATTAACTtaggttatttattgtaagtatgtatatatagatataattgaGATTCCATTATATTGCAataccaataaattattattagttatataatgAAGTACGGACTGTATATAGAAATACTGGAAATCTGATAAtaacactttaaaataaaaccaaaaccCACCCAAgaaattcttatataaaattatacaataattcataatatgtatattatcactacatagtattaaCAAAGGCGCTTTCTCTCccctatgtccctttgtattctaaattttttttaactacgtaacggattttgatgaggttttttgtaatacatagatagattcaagaggaagttttatatgtatagtatcatctattaaactactctgaattaaagcgtgcgaagccgcgggcaaaatctAGTGTACTTATAAGAACTAAAACAAagtacatttctttatttttaccaCAAACTGTTAAAATAAGGTTTCACATAACTTTACACAACAGTACCgtgattattaataaacataattaaacttttctatgaatatattaattatcaaaaaaactcgtaaatattattacgttgACTCCATAGACCATCAATCCGCCTTCGTTTACTTAGCCAATAGGCAAACAAACAGAAAGATGTGTGACGAAAGTGATAAAATGGTTAATTCACACGTCGTTTATCTCGTTATACGCTAAAGAAGGAAATACCAATAAGTTGGTTTGCTTGGTTAATCACAGAGTAACCTGTCATATTTCTGTATTAGCTGGCATACCACAGGGATCTGTACTTGGCATTTATGTTGCAAGATTCGTGTTAATGAAACTTTTCTATTCATCATcagtataatgaaatttatcattgtttaagacataaatttcaattcgagcacttttaaaattaaattctaccGTGGGTATGATTTACGTCATGTCagtcagttataaatattctcaTAAACACTTAGTTTTAACTAACCCACCGAAACCAGCAAATTAACGTCTCTCCAAATCTAAttcattgtaatatttgtcAATTTCAATCACCTAAAAGTAAATagaatcattaatttaaactcaaCTTGACGCGAATTAAATACGCCAGTAACATTTCGGAAATCATCTTCGTTACATTATCACATCGTTATTCAGTTAATGCACGCCTATATTAAAGCTATCGCACCAAcgttacaaaatacaataatgtcGTCATCGACCCAATTTCTTCAAATCCGCCATTGGTTTACGGGTTGACCTATATACGCTCAACACTAACTACAGACACTGATGGTTTTTTAATTGACAGTGAATGAAATCATGGATCTAACGATTGACAAAATCAAGATGACTATTTGAAACCATGGAATTTTGACGGACTTTAAACACCATTTGTAATGtggtaatatatgtatttatttagaaaaattgttCAGATAAGTAATCAAAATCATTTAAGTTTAAGAGTGGCGTCTAATAcaatacgaaaaaaataaaataaatccaattAGAGATTGGAGTGTCCACAATTTCTACAATAGTATTTTTCATCCGCCACATATTTTACAAGCTGTAAAGTGTCATAGAtctcttatttaataaattgaattcaataataaGGAAACTAATCattgataaaatgtatccattgtgttttgtgttttgaCTCTCTCGCTTTCTTAAATTCTTGCTACATCTAAGGCTAGACAAAGGGACCTCGCATAAGCTTCGCATATGGTTGTAAACCTTGTtagttttattagaaaactTCATTTTAAgcgtgtttatttatagtcGGTGCATAtgccataatatttattattcttcatTCAATTCGTGCCAGAAAAAGCTGCGAAACCAAATGTGGCATAGATATAGCTATTAGTATTGCCCATATGTGCATATGCTCATAAATCGACCAAGCGTCTGTAAGGTAATCtaaaaaacgtaataaatcTGAGAATAGAGAACAATTTTTAGTATAGAACTGTTACATGAGGCTTTTTGGCAAACATAACTtcaaaataatgcaatataattgtaatagatTTCTATGAACAACCACCagatattaaacaatatttcaatgtatttgttgtttataatatccATTTGACTAGTTTGTTTTccaagaatataatatatgtacctcCATGTATATATGATTACGATAACATGACTGTCACAAAGCATAGACTACAAAACATAGGTTGGTGTGGGAGTGGATTAGAAATCGATTTTTTGAACAATTGCTTGGCTGCATTAAAAGCTATTGTCATTCTGTAGGTTGGTACTTTATTACTGTTTGAAATGAAGCTATTAATTTTgtagtgttttattatatttcttgaaaCAGggttttctatattttatgctgaatatgatgattataatcctattctatcctacttatattataaatgcgaaagtttgtaaggatgtgtgtgtgtttgtaactctttcacgcaaaaactactgaaccgattgcaatgaaatttggtacgtagacagctggacaactggaataagatataggcaactctttatcctgatattcctacgagatacggacttacgcgggtgaaagaGGGGCACAgctaatatatgataaaattcagttttctttattaccGTGATTGTAATGCACCttgttaaagtttataattatgtaataaagtgGAAAGATAAACGATTATTTACGTACAATTTTTAAGTTCACGAATTAACTGAAAAATTTGATGTAAGTAAAGTCctgtgtcccctactggggtatgtggcagatgatatacatctgtttctctgatcgattttctttatggacaagtaggtgattagccttttgtgtcctgccagaccgagatatttttttttatgcgacCCCAtcggaatcgaacccaggacccctcggttctaagctcacgcgtaaaccactgtaccaaggaggtggttaaaaaattacatgtgcagttttaaaatttgtttaaccATTACAAAGCTACATCTTTACATACATTATGCATTATCCTCATATATTTTCACGTATATATCAGATATTTTCACGTAgggtaactttttattcattaagaaCAAGATCAAAAAATACGCTTCACTTTCTTCTTTAGTAGTAACGCAAAATATTATCTAgtacattttcaaaaatttgatACTTATAAATGTGTGCTAACCACATTATGTTCCAACGTAGGGtcatttcaaaaacaaacaatgaaaacaccaatcaaatttcaatgaaataaccATCCGATAATATTACCTTTCAGATATTTGGCATAGTGATAATAGCCGCAGCATGCGTGGATATGGGGATGATAAAAGGTTTCGCTGGTATGGAGACCACGGGCCATGAAACTGACGCAGTGCTGATAGCAGTTGGGGTGCTGATCATCATTGTCGCTGCCTTCGGCTGCTTCGGTGCTTGGAAGGAAAGCACTAAGCTTTTGTACATCGTGAGTccagtttttatttcaaccgAGAAACCTTATCCTATGTTGTTAAAgatgaattataaaagttcTTAGTGTCAATTTAATTAGTTCAGAGTAGTAGATAGCTAATTGTAAGAGGACTTAAATAGAAGGGTTAAAGAATAGGACACTATCAAAGCGTGTTAATACGCTTAAAGATGGTCGTTCTGTATTCAGCGGGCGTATAAGCTTATTACGATGAATATTTCGGGCGGATAtttcgtaaataattaataaaggaccatttgtaattttgacatatttatcAACAATGCTCTCttgctttattatatactatggtataaaataagtatgaatgaaatagttataaatCAGAGTGAAGATGTGACCAATACAATTGAAtgcgtatttattattagttgcTCTAAATTGCGATTATTTATTGTGGATGATATACATGTATGAAAGACCAATCAAAGATAGAATCATTGTGcgtaacaatacaatttaatgatgtatttgtatgtttcttttattctatTGGTGTAGCcaaatttaatctaaataaataatcatatactAATAGATAgttagaaaaatttatatccaAATAATGAGAACTAATCATTCATAAGTATTCTGATCAAAAACCCAAACTCAGGATTAAATAGAAGAAACAGATCAAGTTAAGAACTTTTAAGccaagtttatttaatactagtgCTAAATGATGAAAAAAGCTAAGACGTAATAATTCACCgaaaatcacattaaaatttgatatgtcACACATCAGACATGGTATAATACTGATTTATGCTCGCCCACCCATCGCGACTCCCCATGACCTACTTGTGTCTGTGACTCCACAGTGCATGGGTGTAACTGTTACAATGACCTGGTCAGTCCGAACAGTCTTATTGtatgtctttttattttaaatatgcttGATAGTTTTATGGATAAATGTTCGTATAGTTAGATCGAATAACAGGAATTGTTGAAAACTGGTCAAGATTTTCACCTGTTTATTCggatatagttttaaaatgatatttttttaatgatactgATCGCACCAATTATCTATAACCACAAAATCTTGAAACATctattccatttttaattattaatggaaGATTAAGAATAACTAAAACTAATTGAACTTTCAATTTTACTTGTAAAACTGTAAATTTCACTTGCACCCTAAGATACAGCAATTCCATTATTATATCACATAGATATCAGGCAGAAAAAGAACCAATTATGGTTGAACTTTGATAAGTATCAACTGAAAAATTCCTAACTTCCTCTAACTACGTTTCAGTTCGTCGGATGTCTTATACTAATCATTCTACTGGAACTGTCCGTTGGTATTGCTGCAGCGGCCTTACGACCCCAAATTGAAGGGACGATGAAGACGCAACTGCGAGCTTCGTTTATAAAGAACAAGTCTACAAGGGAAGAGGATTCGGTGTACAGGGAATTTTGGGACAAGATTCAACATAACGTAAGTTTTGGTAATTGGTATTATTTAGCGTTTTTCCCCATTCTAGAGGGCTTCTTTATAAACAAAGAAGACTAATCTATAACTCTTATCACAATCTCTGTAAATCGTCAGGATGGTATGAAATGACatcttcatatatattattttgtcaatattaattgtacaaaCCTGTAAGTCGCTAAAAATCTACGCTGCAACATTGAGTAGcattagattaaattttttatataggtcTAAAGGCGTAGGTCTAAAGATTCTAAAGGAGTACCTCATGTGAGACTCagatgtattaatattttgtgttaattataaagagGGATATAATATCACATCGTGTTTTCTATATCCTCTGTTCACATCACCACCACCATCGTTCAAACGCCTTCATCgttattcatcaaaatcctatATAGCTCAAATGCTGCGGAGTTACCGGACCAGACAACTACCTGGCCTCCGAGCCCCGCCTCAACCCGTCGTACAGCTGCTGCCCCGAAGACGACTCGGACCGCTCCGTGGAGATCAAGCGCTCCGACTGCATCTCCCTCGACACCTTCTACAAGGACGGCTGCGAGGATAAGGTCCTCAGCACTATACATTCCGCGGGCTTGACCGTCATCGTGTGCGGCATTCTCTTCTGTTTCTTGGAGGTCAGTTTTGTATACATTGGTTTTGGGAATATATGGTTATAcgaaattttgtgtatatatatttttttatgtcacagtcggttGGTcaactgatggtaagcgctaccaccgcctatgaacattttcaGAGGCGAAAGGTCGTATGcatcttacgcctctgcacatgcattgccgactttaaattggaaagggttTAAGAAACGATTAACgggaggaataaaggaaaggactgggaagggtaaagaaaagaacgaacgaaacatagtagcatgctactatttctgGTTTCCTGTatgggtgtggtacttccccagtgcgagctggcccagtTCGTGCTGAGCGTGCTCGATTCCCACATAGATTCTATACTTCTTTTATggattaaatacatatttattgtttcgtGAATGCTTTATAACGAGCGTGGGCCTTACGCAGGTGCTATTTTACTCTGTCTAAAATGTCTTCGTGATTTTTCACAGACTATATATTTCAGATTGTGTATCTTGtttgattgattattatacatatattattatattacattagatTGTTATTGTCGACAGGACTTATaagctatattaaatatatatttaatcacaaTATACTTGATACATTACcatataaacatgtatttattttcaggtgGCCGGCATAGTTTTGGCGCTATGGCTCGCACACTCCATAAAAACGGAGGGAAAGAGCCGAGAGACCGCGTAAATTACATCTGAAGCACTCGAAGCTTTACGCACTATacctatatttgtattaaaatatacgcaATTTGTACCTGTTTAATTTGTAGATTTGCTAAGATATCTGCGTCATATAACGGGAAAG encodes the following:
- the LOC119835185 gene encoding 23 kDa integral membrane protein-like, producing the protein MEGCGMNCIKYLLVVFNAVFMIFGIVIIAAACVDMGMIKGFAGMETTGHETDAVLIAVGVLIIIVAAFGCFGAWKESTKLLYIFVGCLILIILLELSVGIAAAALRPQIEGTMKTQLRASFIKNKSTREEDSVYREFWDKIQHNLKCCGVTGPDNYLASEPRLNPSYSCCPEDDSDRSVEIKRSDCISLDTFYKDGCEDKVLSTIHSAGLTVIVCGILFCFLEVAGIVLALWLAHSIKTEGKSRETA